The region TGCCGCATGACGTTAAGGGTGAAAATCAGATAGTCCGGGGAAGTCTGTATCGCTTCACGGAAAGCTGAGGTTTGCTTTCCCATTGGGTCGGAAGGCTTGATGGCGAATTTTAAAATTGTGGGTGCGACGCCGTAGTGCTGTAATCTGTTCCTGAAGGAAAGAATACTTCTGCGCCAGTAGTCGGAAACCTGTCCTCCCGGATATACAATGGCTATTTTGGGGGTGAAAGCTTTATCAAACTGCCGGGGAGTATTTCCCTCTACGATTCTTTTAAAAAGGTTGTCGCGTATCTTTTCTTCAGGATATGCTTTGATGTATTCTTCATACGCATAGTATCTTTCTGCTTTAGTCGTATGGGCGAAAAGCAGAAGAGAAAAGATGGCGATAAGCGGCAGGAGCGCGGCGACTTTCATACTTTCTCCATATTTCATTTATTAAGGGAAATATGGCTTGAGTATATCAGATTTAATGCTGAATGTAACGGTCAGCCCGAATCGGTAATAAATAAATTTGTGCGGTGAAAAGTGAATTTTCCGGTCTGGAAAATCAACGATTAAGATGCGGATAATAAAGGCTGAAACTTACATGTGACAACATACGTTTAGTTTCAGCCTTTATTGTATCTCTTGAATACGGTATTTTACAGTCTACCGTTTTTTGCGGGAGATCAGGATGCTGCAGTTACAGCGGTCCGCTGGCGGAGTATGGTTACCCCGGCGTATACCAGCGGGGTGTCCAGAAAGGCGATGGCTATCTTGGCAACCCACTGTCCGATGATAATATCTGCGACAGGCATGGTTCCGTAGAAGGCTACAGTCACAAAGATTGTGGAATCGATGAGCTGTGATACGATGGTGGACAGATTGTTGCGCAGCCAGAGGTGTTTGCCTCCGGTCAGTCTGCGTAGCAGGTGGAAGAGCCGCACATCGTTTGTCTGGCTGACCAGATAAGCCAGCAGTGAGGCAAGGACAATACGAGGGGTGCTTGCAAGAACGCTGGCAAAGCCTTCCTGGCCGTGCCAGAAGGGTGCCGGGGTCCAGTACAGGGCGGCCCATGAAAGGGCAATGGCTGTAAGAAGGGCGATGAATCCGCAGTGGATGACCTCATCGGCCCGTTCCTTTCCCCAAATTTCACTGATGATATCGGAGACAATGAAGGTTATGGAGTAGGCAAGGACCCCAGCAGGTGCGTAAAATCCGAAGATGTTGATAATCTTGGTTGATACAACTGCGGCCATGACCAATGAGCCGATAAAAAGGCTCGTCAGAAGGGTGAACGCTTTGCGTTCAAAGGTTGAAGAGAGCATTGGATTCCCTTGTGTTGGATGTTTGTTCTTTGAAGCGGAGCTTACCCGGCACGAGCAAAAGGGAGAAAGTCCCGTGCCTCGGCAGTTCCGCTTCGGGGCAAAAGTTCAGGGGCTGGGTTGCCAGTATTCGGAGTAAAAGTCAAAAAGAAATGGGCAAAGGCCGGACTTGCTTTTGCCGGATAAGCTGCTAAGTGCTGTGGACCGTTTGAGGAACTTTTCAGATTAGACTGTTTATCTATGGAGAAGATTAAAGTGAAAACTACCAAAAGTCAGGATAAGACCGAGTCGCTTGTCTCTCTCGGTCAGGCCGGAGCGACAGAGTATAATTATGATACCCCCGGTCCCGAAATACTTGAGACATTTCCTAATAATTTCCCGGGCAGGCCCTACATAATCAGCATTGAATTTCCGGAATATACCTCGCTTTGCCCGGTGACCGGACAGCCTGATTTCGCCACTATAATTGTGGAGTACATTCCCGATGAACTTTGTGTGGAATCCAAGAGTTTTAAGATTTATATGGGAGCCTACCGTAATCATCAGTCCTTCATGGAAACCATAACCAATAATATTCTCGATCACTTCACCGGACGTCTTTCCCCTTTGTGGATGCGTGTTAAGGGGATTTTTTCGCCTAGAGGCGGAACGGCCCTGCATGTTTTCGCCGAACAGTACAAGAAAGAAAGTGATCATTACGAAGAGGTTCGTGAAGTTGTAAGGGAATGGAAGATGGAATCCGGTAGACATTCTTCCTGATTTTATTGCCTGTTACTCTTTCCGTATAGAGCTTGCGTTGTTTCGCGCGAGTAATAAATTGTATAGTTCTATCTTGACAGGCATGGCTAAAGTTTTATATTTTGCCAAATAGACAAATTAGGAGGCAGCAAAAAAAATGACCGCAACTATCGAGACAAAGTCAAAGGTCTTCAAAGCTCTGGGGCATCCCAGCAGGCTTGCCATTGTAGAGGCGCTCTGCGAAGGGGAACTCTGTGTCTGTGATATTGTTCCGATAGTTGGCCGGGATATATCCACCGTGTCTAAGCATCTATCCCTGCTCAAGGAAGCCGGAGTGCTAAAAGACAATAAACGGGGCACGAATGTTTATTATAGTCTGGCCATGGAGTGTGTCCCCGGTTTTCTCAGCTGTCTGGAGAATTTTTTTGCTCTCAAGTTTGAGCAGCAGGCTGCGGCCTACTCAGCAAGCTTTATTAAAAAGTTGTAAGTAAGGGACAGCTGCGGGTTAATCGTAGCTGTTCTTTTTTGAGTTTAAGTTTTCGTGTTTGGCAAAATAAGAACAGTGGAGAATAAAAATGGAAGAGTTGAATTTAAAACAATGTTCCTGTTCCTCGGGATCAAAGCCCATAAAACCAATCGGACTGGAACCTTTGGGGGAAACCTCAGAGCCGGAATCAGTTGAAGAGACCAAAGGGTCTTCATTACCCCTCGGTGGCAAGGCTTTATGGGGGGCTATGGTCGTTGGGCTACTGGCATGGTATGCTCTTTATTCGCAATTACTGCCTTTTTCAAAGTATGCAGCCTTTGATCTGTTCGGTCTTGTGCCGGGTAGTCATCTGGGTGAGGCTGTACAGTTTTTCGTTTATGATACTCCAAAGGTGTTGATGCTGCTTGTACTGGTCGTTTTCGGCATCGGTATTATCCGCTCTTATGTAACTGTGGAATGGACCCGCAAGGTACTGGCCGGGAAACGCGAATCCTTCGGTAACGTGCTTGCCGCCCTGCTCGGTGTGGTTACTCCGTTTTGTTCCTGCTCCGCTGTCCCGCTTTTTATAGGTTTCGTAGCCGGAGGAGTTCCGCTGGGTGTTACCTTTTCATTCCTGATTTCCGCGCCGATGGTTAACGAGGTTGCCCTAGTACTGCTTTATGGACTTATGGGCTGGAAAATAGCTACCTTATACTTTGTCACCGGTATTCTCATCGCTATTGTGGCCGGCTGGGTCATAGGCCGTCTGGGTATGGAAAAGTATGTGGAAAGCTGGGTTAAGCTGGCCAATTCTCAGAATAACGGGCCGCAATCGGGTATGGATATCGAGGAACGGTTGGTATTCGGCCTTGAATCAGTAAAGGATATAGTTGGTAAAGTCTGGATGTATGTGGTGCTCGGTATTGCTGCCGGCGCTGCGATTCATGGCTATGTTCCTGAAGACATGATGGTTTCCATTATGGGTAAGGGTGTCTGGTGGGCAGTGCCCGCATCAGTCTTACTAGGCATTCCCATGTATACAAATGCCGCCGGGGTTATTCCAATTGTCGACGCTCTGCTGGGCAAGGGTGCGGCACTTGGAACCGTGTTGGCTTTCATGATGAGCGTAATCGCGCTTTCCTTTCCGGAAATGGTTATCCTGCGTAAAGTGCTCAAGCCCAGACTTATCGCCGTATTCGCCGGAGTGGTCGGGTGTGGTATCCTCATAGTCGGATACCTATTTAATATGATTGTTTAAGTTTTTGTAATTTGGTTTGCAGCAGCCGTATCTCTAATGTGAGGTTCGGCTGCTTTTGATTTTTATATCCGTTTTAAATAATGGGGCGAAAGTTGTTTAAAATAATATATTAAAAAAAGGAAATTTTTGTATTATAAGTACTAAGACAATAGTTGTCCGGCCCGGTTTTTTAGTTCCGGTTATTCTGTCCTTTTCAGTTTGAGGTACACGTGAATAAAGTTCTTGTTTTGGACTCCAGCAAAGTTACAACACTGCTTATCCAGAAAGCCCTTCAGCAGGGAGGGTTTGTATGCGATCTTGCCCAAACATACGAGGAAGCAGAAAAATTAATTGCGGAAAATAACTATTTCGTCGGGCTTAGCAGTGTAGTTCTTAAGGGCGTGAAGGCCGGCGAGGGGATAGATCTGTTTATCAAAAACAATATCCCCGCTATCGCGGTGACCTCAACCCTTAGCGAGGATGTCCTGAAGGATCTGTCAAAGAAGGATATCGTGGACTATGTGCTCAAAAAGAGTGAACATATTGATTATATTGTCCGCACTGTGCGCCGGGTCTCCAAAAATAGGGGTCTGAAAGTCATGGTTGTGGATGATTCAAAATCTGTTCGTGCATGGCTTTCCAATATTCTTGGAAGGCAGGGACTCACAGTCCTTCAAGCAGAGGACGGAGCTGATGCAGCGGAAATTTTTGATCGCAATCCAGATATCAAGCTCGTTCTTACCGACTACACTATGCCTAGAATGGACGGTGTCCAGCTGACCGCGCATCTGCGTACCCTGCGTCCTTCCGATGAACTCAGCGTAATAGTTCTTTCTTCCGATTCAAAGTCTGGAACTGCTCCGCTTTTTTTGAAGATCGGGGCCAATGACTTTATTCATAAGAGCGCGCGGATTGAAGAAATTCTTTGCCGGGTTAACTCCAACCTTGAAATTCTCGAACTTATCGCTGAATCCCGCGACCGTGCCAATAAGGATTTTCTCACCGGATTGTGGAACAGGAGATATTTTTTCGAAAATTGCGAACCTGTGTATAAAAAATGTCAGGAAATCGGGCATGGAATAGCTCTGGCCCTGCTGGATATTGACTATTTCAAAAAGGTTAATGACACATACGGCCATGAAGCTGGGGATATGGTTCTTAAGAAATTCTCAACATTGCTTAGGGAATATGTAGGTGACAAGGGCTTGCCGGCCCGTGTTGGCGGTGAAGAATTTTATGTGATGTTGAATTCGGTTGCTCCCGACGAAATCGTTCCTTTTCTGGATGGATTCAGAAAGCAGGTAGAGGAACTTACAGTCTCTTTCAACGGACAGAAGATAAAAT is a window of Maridesulfovibrio sp. DNA encoding:
- a CDS encoding queuosine precursor transporter encodes the protein MLSSTFERKAFTLLTSLFIGSLVMAAVVSTKIINIFGFYAPAGVLAYSITFIVSDIISEIWGKERADEVIHCGFIALLTAIALSWAALYWTPAPFWHGQEGFASVLASTPRIVLASLLAYLVSQTNDVRLFHLLRRLTGGKHLWLRNNLSTIVSQLIDSTIFVTVAFYGTMPVADIIIGQWVAKIAIAFLDTPLVYAGVTILRQRTAVTAAS
- the queF gene encoding preQ(1) synthase — protein: MEKIKVKTTKSQDKTESLVSLGQAGATEYNYDTPGPEILETFPNNFPGRPYIISIEFPEYTSLCPVTGQPDFATIIVEYIPDELCVESKSFKIYMGAYRNHQSFMETITNNILDHFTGRLSPLWMRVKGIFSPRGGTALHVFAEQYKKESDHYEEVREVVREWKMESGRHSS
- a CDS encoding metalloregulator ArsR/SmtB family transcription factor → MTATIETKSKVFKALGHPSRLAIVEALCEGELCVCDIVPIVGRDISTVSKHLSLLKEAGVLKDNKRGTNVYYSLAMECVPGFLSCLENFFALKFEQQAAAYSASFIKKL
- a CDS encoding permease, with the translated sequence MEELNLKQCSCSSGSKPIKPIGLEPLGETSEPESVEETKGSSLPLGGKALWGAMVVGLLAWYALYSQLLPFSKYAAFDLFGLVPGSHLGEAVQFFVYDTPKVLMLLVLVVFGIGIIRSYVTVEWTRKVLAGKRESFGNVLAALLGVVTPFCSCSAVPLFIGFVAGGVPLGVTFSFLISAPMVNEVALVLLYGLMGWKIATLYFVTGILIAIVAGWVIGRLGMEKYVESWVKLANSQNNGPQSGMDIEERLVFGLESVKDIVGKVWMYVVLGIAAGAAIHGYVPEDMMVSIMGKGVWWAVPASVLLGIPMYTNAAGVIPIVDALLGKGAALGTVLAFMMSVIALSFPEMVILRKVLKPRLIAVFAGVVGCGILIVGYLFNMIV
- a CDS encoding diguanylate cyclase — protein: MNKVLVLDSSKVTTLLIQKALQQGGFVCDLAQTYEEAEKLIAENNYFVGLSSVVLKGVKAGEGIDLFIKNNIPAIAVTSTLSEDVLKDLSKKDIVDYVLKKSEHIDYIVRTVRRVSKNRGLKVMVVDDSKSVRAWLSNILGRQGLTVLQAEDGADAAEIFDRNPDIKLVLTDYTMPRMDGVQLTAHLRTLRPSDELSVIVLSSDSKSGTAPLFLKIGANDFIHKSARIEEILCRVNSNLEILELIAESRDRANKDFLTGLWNRRYFFENCEPVYKKCQEIGHGIALALLDIDYFKKVNDTYGHEAGDMVLKKFSTLLREYVGDKGLPARVGGEEFYVMLNSVAPDEIVPFLDGFRKQVEELTVSFNGQKIKFTVSIGVTSDAGGSLSNMISRADDLLYEAKTSGRNRVLSS